From a single Candidatus Melainabacteria bacterium genomic region:
- a CDS encoding cryptochrome/photolyase family protein — protein sequence MSNHRGTTVWITGDQCTLQNSALAGCDKKTTTVLMIESIKRAQQRSYHKRKLVLIYSVMRHFAAELRKAGWTVDYYEERENFEDPLKEHIETRKPTGFRMMEQSEFGVTERMVKNLGPIPCQVTSHTQFISSAEDFDSLHKTPDSRVTMETFYHKMRMKTGLLMDGKEPFGGSWNYDKENRQPPGKSVHFSQPLASPADKITADVIDMVNRHFASHIGSVSKSTWNLAVTREDALKEAADFFDNRLDLFGPYQDAMVTGQVSMNHSMLSAYINVGLLHPLELAREAESRYLNGTARLASVEGYVRQLIGWREYIWRVYWRLMPEYRKRNTLDANNSLPEFFWTGDTDMKCMSEALSHVREFAYAHHILRLMVLGNFSLLAALEPVQVNDWFWAMFIDGYDWVMVPNVIGMVLHADGGYVGTKPYAASANYINKMSDYCKKCKYNPKTVVGKDACPFNSLYWDFLARNYSKFEHNHRMVMMMRNLDGKGEEQISEIREQAKHYLNAMARGERI from the coding sequence GTGAGCAATCATCGAGGAACCACAGTCTGGATTACAGGCGATCAGTGCACATTGCAGAATTCCGCTCTGGCGGGTTGTGACAAAAAGACTACGACCGTATTGATGATTGAGTCGATTAAAAGAGCTCAGCAACGTTCTTACCATAAACGCAAGTTGGTTCTTATCTATTCTGTGATGCGACATTTTGCCGCTGAGCTGCGGAAAGCTGGTTGGACTGTCGATTATTACGAGGAGAGAGAGAACTTTGAAGATCCTCTAAAAGAACATATTGAGACTCGTAAGCCAACCGGATTTCGAATGATGGAGCAGTCTGAATTCGGCGTCACAGAACGAATGGTAAAGAATTTGGGTCCTATTCCCTGCCAGGTAACTTCTCATACTCAGTTTATTTCGAGCGCGGAAGATTTTGATTCATTGCATAAAACACCTGATTCGCGTGTCACGATGGAAACCTTCTATCACAAGATGCGCATGAAAACGGGGTTGCTCATGGATGGCAAAGAGCCGTTTGGTGGTAGTTGGAACTACGACAAAGAAAATCGTCAGCCGCCTGGAAAGTCTGTGCATTTTTCGCAGCCCTTAGCATCGCCTGCCGATAAGATCACCGCTGATGTTATAGATATGGTTAACCGTCATTTTGCTTCGCACATTGGTTCGGTTAGTAAATCGACGTGGAATCTCGCTGTTACTCGCGAAGATGCTTTAAAAGAAGCAGCAGACTTCTTTGATAATCGGCTTGATTTGTTTGGTCCATATCAGGACGCCATGGTCACCGGTCAGGTTTCGATGAATCACTCGATGCTTTCCGCATACATCAATGTGGGCTTGCTTCATCCTCTGGAATTAGCGCGTGAAGCTGAGTCTCGCTATTTGAATGGCACCGCAAGATTGGCTTCAGTAGAGGGGTATGTCAGACAGCTGATCGGTTGGCGAGAATACATCTGGCGAGTTTACTGGAGACTTATGCCGGAGTACCGTAAGCGCAATACACTTGATGCAAATAATTCACTGCCGGAGTTTTTCTGGACCGGTGACACGGATATGAAGTGTATGAGCGAGGCTCTGAGCCATGTGCGAGAATTTGCATATGCCCACCACATCTTACGTTTGATGGTCCTGGGCAATTTTTCGCTGCTTGCCGCTCTGGAACCGGTGCAAGTGAACGACTGGTTCTGGGCGATGTTCATCGATGGATACGATTGGGTAATGGTGCCAAATGTAATTGGCATGGTGCTGCATGCTGATGGTGGTTATGTCGGCACAAAACCTTACGCTGCGTCAGCAAATTACATCAATAAGATGTCTGATTACTGCAAAAAATGTAAGTACAATCCCAAAACAGTGGTCGGCAAAGATGCGTGCCCATTCAATTCTTTGTATTGGGATTTTCTTGCGCGTAATTATTCCAAATTCGAACATAATCATCGCATGGTCATGATGATGCGCAATCTGGATGGCAAGGGTGAAGAGCAAATTAGCGAGATTCGAGAGCAAGCCAAGCATTATTTGAATGCGATGGCTCGCGGCGAACGAATTTAG
- a CDS encoding class I SAM-dependent methyltransferase has translation MLRSVHLEAANLTSFKEFEHEGWELVAEKYHEYFEQLTTQTIPTLMEVLNPGAETIDVASGPGYVAAAAAEKGCSVTGVDFSKVMVERAKKLFPQIKFVEGDAESLPFDDQSFDNFLMNFGLLHLEHPEKALSEAFRVLRKGGIAAFTVWAPPDRSAGFRCILGSIAEHGDSTVTLPQGPAFFRFSDKYEFLNQLTDVGFKDVKFRHINMTWKLPDGEALFNAFFQGTPRTGGTLRAQSAESLAAIKKSVLETSLQFEQSGSLEIPMVSLLALGKK, from the coding sequence ATGCTACGATCTGTGCACCTGGAGGCTGCAAATTTGACAAGTTTCAAAGAGTTCGAACACGAAGGTTGGGAATTAGTCGCTGAGAAATATCACGAATATTTCGAACAACTTACCACGCAGACAATTCCAACCCTGATGGAAGTACTGAATCCCGGCGCCGAAACTATTGACGTCGCATCCGGGCCCGGCTACGTGGCTGCTGCCGCTGCTGAAAAAGGCTGTAGTGTAACCGGCGTTGACTTCAGCAAAGTCATGGTGGAGCGGGCGAAGAAATTGTTCCCGCAAATCAAGTTCGTCGAAGGTGATGCTGAGAGTCTTCCCTTCGACGATCAATCATTTGATAACTTTCTGATGAACTTCGGACTCCTGCACCTCGAACATCCGGAAAAGGCGCTATCAGAAGCCTTTCGGGTGCTGCGTAAAGGTGGAATAGCCGCTTTCACAGTATGGGCGCCACCAGACAGATCGGCTGGCTTTCGATGCATTTTAGGAAGCATTGCTGAACACGGCGATTCAACAGTTACCCTGCCACAAGGTCCTGCGTTCTTTCGCTTCAGCGATAAATACGAGTTCTTAAATCAACTTACGGACGTAGGCTTCAAAGATGTCAAATTTCGCCACATCAACATGACCTGGAAGCTTCCCGACGGAGAAGCACTGTTTAACGCATTCTTTCAGGGCACCCCAAGGACGGGCGGCACCCTGCGGGCACAATCTGCGGAGAGTCTGGCTGCCATTAAAAAATCGGTGCTGGAGACCTCCCTGCAATTTGAGCAGAGCGGATCATTGGAAATTCCCATGGTTTCATTGCTTGCTCTGGGCAAAAAGTAA
- a CDS encoding tetratricopeptide repeat protein, producing the protein MVSETVSQADTEFQQGNFDAAATLYAEAVAKCDNGDADPKNLASLVQKLADCQYAQNNFSAARESYARLVVLQEGDGFAARDRVSAYLKLARSADKCDEHDDASKNFQTAYELLSTLSATHFLRRSVIDAYADYLRAQGSNGELLVKLEDELGIKRNDAVVKDEIEEVSPDSIPTPITPKKPAGEEFVVLKSRLDRFRTKKTAEPESEEKAPTVLEKKTDKTVEQEVAERKFLRKGDSKNKSSKRSGQRSSLRSAMSKDHGGKPAGDGLTNAPDIPDVTDDAAAAQQTGSPARGEFDPRRTGEFDASPLPEPTPLPVTYSPFASGNSRPPEIDPSSLPQDMYPSAAASQLDADLPKSNDFYQGDLAKFVGRRPKRTLRSTGLVGDGQIAAPSLAVEAVSMPEATRSFLQQADAVKKATDVEQPAPDVDQLRVDGRVETIVPTSQKALSTLKLISPIIGLVLMLCAGFFIVQGLTPPKSSGNLPAFVIDLVGRKFVTADGALSLTIDRSKVGISGGVNRDARLKIWNGDWRDELALLQGAFSHSRWLVVKQGVLKDQNGATFYSLDAPERKTIFYCNAVAEAAQKYFNDNKKFPSLSTDLGELASYPNPYSGKASALVLLSTVDNKRVDSRPDSPLDVTYQSGELFKNEPAGAPGEVHAQSVSGQPIFSEAENTYTWQTQCFYVHAFDRDGKLIGGSGPGRFFLLTDKNGNMYSSTSQNFSKDFGDSDICLSETEMPKSDSITFKYLAALMAVFVLIVIVGVSSRMRYRR; encoded by the coding sequence ATGGTTAGCGAGACCGTATCTCAAGCAGACACTGAATTTCAGCAGGGCAATTTCGACGCTGCTGCGACGCTCTATGCCGAGGCTGTGGCTAAATGCGATAACGGCGACGCTGATCCGAAAAATCTAGCTAGCCTGGTACAGAAACTGGCTGACTGTCAGTATGCACAGAATAACTTCTCAGCAGCGCGCGAGAGTTATGCCCGTCTCGTTGTTTTGCAGGAAGGTGATGGATTCGCTGCCAGGGACAGAGTTTCGGCATATCTCAAGTTGGCGAGAAGTGCCGACAAATGCGATGAGCACGACGACGCATCGAAGAATTTTCAGACTGCCTATGAATTACTCAGCACGTTGTCGGCGACACACTTTTTGAGGCGTTCAGTGATCGACGCATACGCCGATTATCTGCGGGCGCAGGGATCAAACGGTGAACTGCTTGTAAAGCTGGAAGATGAGTTAGGCATCAAAAGAAATGATGCTGTTGTAAAAGATGAAATTGAGGAAGTTTCACCCGATAGTATTCCGACTCCGATTACGCCGAAGAAACCTGCTGGTGAAGAATTCGTCGTGTTGAAGTCACGGTTGGACAGATTTAGAACCAAAAAAACAGCAGAACCTGAGTCTGAAGAGAAGGCGCCGACGGTTTTGGAGAAGAAGACAGATAAAACTGTCGAGCAAGAAGTTGCAGAGCGGAAATTCTTGCGCAAAGGTGATTCGAAAAATAAGAGTTCTAAGCGCTCGGGTCAACGTTCTAGTCTCAGGTCCGCAATGTCGAAAGATCATGGTGGCAAACCTGCAGGTGACGGTCTGACCAATGCGCCGGACATTCCAGACGTTACTGATGACGCTGCTGCTGCGCAACAGACGGGATCTCCTGCACGTGGTGAATTCGATCCCAGACGCACCGGAGAGTTTGACGCATCTCCGCTGCCGGAGCCAACCCCTTTGCCTGTCACGTACTCGCCATTTGCGAGCGGAAATTCTCGTCCGCCTGAAATCGATCCGTCATCTTTGCCCCAGGACATGTATCCCTCGGCGGCAGCTTCGCAATTAGATGCGGACCTGCCCAAGTCAAATGATTTTTACCAGGGCGATCTGGCTAAATTTGTTGGAAGAAGACCGAAGCGGACTCTCAGATCTACGGGACTCGTAGGCGACGGTCAAATCGCTGCTCCGTCACTTGCAGTAGAGGCTGTTTCGATGCCGGAAGCAACCCGCAGCTTTTTGCAGCAAGCTGATGCCGTCAAGAAAGCAACTGATGTTGAACAGCCGGCACCCGATGTGGATCAATTGCGTGTAGATGGTCGCGTCGAAACAATCGTTCCGACATCGCAAAAAGCCCTTTCGACACTGAAGCTGATTTCACCAATTATCGGATTGGTGTTAATGCTCTGTGCCGGGTTTTTCATCGTGCAAGGGCTAACACCTCCAAAATCAAGCGGAAATTTGCCGGCATTTGTCATTGATCTTGTCGGACGTAAATTTGTCACTGCTGATGGTGCGCTCTCGTTGACCATCGATCGTTCTAAAGTGGGTATTAGCGGTGGCGTTAATCGTGATGCCCGGCTGAAGATCTGGAATGGTGACTGGCGCGATGAGCTGGCATTGCTGCAAGGTGCATTCAGTCATTCTCGCTGGTTGGTGGTAAAGCAGGGCGTGCTTAAGGATCAAAATGGCGCGACATTTTATTCTCTCGATGCGCCTGAGCGGAAAACCATTTTTTATTGCAATGCCGTAGCTGAAGCAGCCCAGAAGTATTTCAACGACAACAAGAAATTCCCCTCTCTCTCTACTGATTTAGGCGAGCTGGCTAGCTATCCAAATCCTTATTCCGGCAAAGCATCGGCGCTCGTGCTTCTTTCTACTGTCGATAACAAGCGAGTTGATTCCCGACCTGATTCGCCTCTGGATGTTACGTATCAATCCGGCGAACTGTTCAAGAATGAGCCTGCCGGTGCACCAGGCGAAGTGCACGCTCAATCTGTGAGCGGTCAACCAATATTTTCCGAAGCCGAAAATACCTACACATGGCAAACACAATGTTTCTATGTACATGCATTCGATCGTGACGGCAAATTGATTGGCGGAAGCGGACCTGGGCGGTTTTTCTTGCTGACAGATAAGAATGGAAACATGTACTCGTCAACCAGTCAGAATTTTTCCAAAGATTTTGGTGACTCGGATATCTGTCTGTCCGAAACTGAGATGCCGAAATCAGACAGCATTACATTCAAGTATCTGGCTGCATTGATGGCTGTTTTTGTTTTGATTGTAATTGTCGGTGTTTCTTCTCGTATGAGATACAGGCGTTGA
- a CDS encoding MFS transporter translates to MNTDSPYASLKIADFRSLLAGRLLATIALQIQSMAVGWQIYALTRDPLALGLVGLSEALPAIGVALYAGHIADRVDRRKIALWCLLTLVICLGALSACSAAVHDNALLSGLIYLIIALSGIARGFQGPAVFGLTGDIVPRELYANAAAWGSASWQASAVAGPILGGLLFLAMGASATYLISTILLVCSLVLFFRIKTRTKLTQNKEATVSENIKEGLQFVFSNQIILGAMAMDLFAVLFGGAVALLPIFTNEIFHMGPQALGVLRAAPSVGALLIAAYLAHRPITKDAGYIFLYSVAGFGLCMIGFGLTTNFYLALILLGLSGMLDGVSVYVRGTIYQLMTPDDMKGRVSAVNNIFIGSSNEIGEFESGVAAKLLGVVRSVVVGGTLTLLVVAVTAFKAPKLRKLDMSTLYKHPERAPSPSK, encoded by the coding sequence ATGAATACCGATAGCCCTTACGCTTCATTGAAAATAGCCGACTTCCGCTCCCTGTTAGCAGGGCGCCTGTTGGCAACCATCGCCTTACAGATTCAAAGCATGGCTGTGGGCTGGCAGATATATGCCCTGACCAGAGATCCATTAGCTCTCGGTCTGGTCGGGCTCTCTGAAGCTCTACCAGCGATTGGCGTGGCGCTTTACGCCGGGCACATCGCTGACCGAGTGGACCGTAGAAAAATCGCACTCTGGTGTCTATTAACTCTGGTTATCTGCCTGGGCGCCCTCTCGGCTTGCTCGGCAGCCGTTCATGACAACGCCCTGCTGTCCGGACTGATTTACCTGATCATTGCTCTATCCGGTATCGCGCGGGGCTTCCAGGGACCAGCCGTATTCGGGCTGACGGGTGACATCGTGCCTCGAGAGCTTTACGCGAATGCCGCGGCGTGGGGCAGTGCATCATGGCAAGCATCAGCAGTGGCGGGTCCGATTCTCGGAGGACTTCTTTTTCTAGCAATGGGCGCTTCGGCAACTTATTTAATTTCAACGATTTTACTTGTCTGCTCGTTAGTTTTATTTTTCCGCATTAAAACACGCACAAAGCTCACGCAAAATAAAGAAGCGACGGTATCTGAAAACATCAAAGAAGGATTGCAGTTCGTCTTCTCCAATCAAATTATTCTCGGAGCAATGGCGATGGATCTATTCGCCGTTCTTTTTGGCGGTGCGGTAGCCCTTTTGCCGATTTTCACCAACGAGATTTTTCATATGGGACCACAGGCACTTGGCGTGCTGCGAGCCGCACCGTCTGTAGGGGCGTTACTGATCGCTGCGTATCTAGCACATAGACCGATCACAAAAGATGCGGGATACATTTTCTTGTACTCAGTTGCCGGCTTCGGGCTATGCATGATCGGATTCGGATTGACGACCAATTTTTACCTAGCTCTCATCCTCCTGGGACTGAGCGGCATGCTGGATGGCGTCAGCGTTTACGTGCGGGGCACCATTTATCAGCTCATGACTCCTGACGACATGAAAGGCAGGGTCTCAGCGGTAAACAATATCTTCATAGGATCGTCCAATGAAATCGGCGAATTCGAGTCAGGCGTCGCGGCAAAATTGCTCGGCGTGGTTCGCTCTGTAGTTGTAGGCGGCACCCTTACACTTCTGGTTGTGGCGGTCACAGCGTTTAAGGCTCCAAAGCTGCGCAAGCTCGATATGAGCACACTCTACAAACATCCTGAACGGGCTCCATCGCCTTCCAAATAG
- a CDS encoding EVE domain-containing protein, translating into MTAKSGKNYWLMKSEPSVFSIEDLEKAPDKTTFWDGVRNYQARNYMRDSMKIGDLVLYYHSNAEPSGVAGVAEIVKEGYPDSTAFDPKDVHFDEKSDPKKPTWMMVDVRHVETFKNLLPLEELRKNPALKDMVLLQKGSRLSVQPVTAPQFKAVLKMAKSKLTE; encoded by the coding sequence ATGACTGCGAAATCTGGAAAAAACTACTGGTTGATGAAATCCGAGCCGTCCGTTTTTTCTATTGAAGATCTGGAGAAAGCTCCTGACAAAACGACATTCTGGGACGGCGTCAGAAACTATCAGGCTCGAAACTATATGCGCGATTCGATGAAGATTGGCGATTTAGTTCTGTACTATCACAGCAATGCCGAACCTTCTGGAGTTGCCGGTGTCGCTGAAATTGTCAAAGAAGGTTATCCGGATTCGACCGCTTTCGATCCGAAAGACGTTCATTTTGACGAGAAGAGCGACCCTAAAAAACCGACCTGGATGATGGTGGACGTACGGCATGTTGAAACTTTCAAGAATCTTTTACCGCTGGAGGAACTGCGCAAAAATCCGGCGCTGAAAGATATGGTTTTGCTGCAGAAGGGCAGCCGATTGTCTGTGCAGCCAGTAACAGCACCGCAGTTCAAGGCGGTGCTGAAAATGGCTAAATCCAAATTGACAGAATAA
- the guaD gene encoding guanine deaminase — protein sequence MAKNLVGIRGSFFDFVDDPWKHVGEEEKAARFYPDGLLVTENGIIKAFGPFETVSQKFSDLKITQIKDRLILPGFIDGHVHVPQTRVIGSFGHQLLGWLQEWIFPEEMKYKERPYAKEGARHCIDNMLAAGTTTCQAFTTSSPVSTEEFFEEAARRNMLVIAGLTGIDRFAPEDYIDTPENFQRDSARLIKTYHGVARNLYAITPRFALGASHELMMACRNLKHEFPDTWIHTHISENPSEITQLKQFHQCNDYLSVYEKYDLVGKKFTGGHGVYLSEHEFRRIARADAAITFCPCSNLFLGSGMFRLGRATDPEHRIRLTFGTDVGAGNRFSMLNVLDEAYKVGMCNNTVLDGSIDPRHHNHAEAERNKLSPYRAFYSITLGGAHGLCLDDRIGNFDVGKEADFVVLDWSAGQQAIAWHDSLLISKGGPKTMNEAAQLLFSMMILGDDRNVDETWIMAERAYKKASAEETAALR from the coding sequence ATGGCAAAAAATCTGGTTGGCATTCGGGGATCATTTTTCGATTTCGTCGATGACCCGTGGAAGCATGTCGGCGAAGAGGAAAAGGCGGCGCGGTTTTATCCTGACGGGCTTCTTGTCACCGAAAACGGAATTATCAAAGCTTTTGGACCGTTCGAAACGGTCTCTCAGAAATTTAGCGACCTCAAAATAACCCAAATCAAGGACCGGCTGATTCTTCCGGGATTTATCGACGGGCACGTGCACGTTCCCCAGACACGGGTCATCGGCTCATTTGGTCACCAACTGCTCGGTTGGCTGCAAGAGTGGATTTTTCCGGAGGAGATGAAATACAAAGAGCGCCCATACGCAAAAGAGGGTGCGCGCCACTGCATCGACAACATGCTGGCAGCAGGCACCACCACCTGCCAGGCGTTCACAACTAGCAGCCCCGTTTCGACAGAAGAGTTTTTCGAAGAAGCAGCTCGAAGGAATATGCTTGTCATAGCAGGTTTGACGGGCATCGATCGCTTCGCGCCCGAGGATTACATCGACACCCCTGAGAATTTTCAAAGAGACTCTGCGCGTTTGATCAAAACGTACCATGGCGTGGCTCGCAATCTCTATGCGATCACGCCAAGATTCGCCCTGGGCGCCAGTCACGAATTGATGATGGCGTGCCGAAATCTAAAGCACGAATTTCCCGACACCTGGATACACACGCACATCTCTGAAAACCCCTCTGAAATTACCCAACTCAAACAATTTCATCAGTGCAACGATTATCTTTCGGTCTACGAAAAATATGACCTTGTCGGAAAGAAATTCACGGGCGGACATGGCGTCTACTTGTCTGAACACGAATTTCGCCGGATCGCCAGAGCTGATGCGGCAATAACGTTCTGCCCATGTTCGAATTTGTTTCTCGGCAGCGGCATGTTCAGGCTGGGACGAGCAACAGATCCCGAACATCGGATCAGACTGACTTTTGGAACCGATGTGGGCGCCGGAAATCGTTTTTCAATGCTGAATGTTCTTGACGAAGCGTACAAAGTCGGAATGTGCAACAACACAGTGCTCGATGGAAGCATTGATCCCCGCCATCACAACCACGCTGAGGCGGAGAGAAATAAGCTCTCTCCATATCGTGCTTTCTACTCGATCACTCTTGGTGGAGCGCATGGATTGTGTCTGGACGATCGCATAGGCAATTTCGACGTCGGAAAAGAAGCAGATTTTGTAGTGCTCGATTGGTCTGCAGGGCAGCAAGCCATCGCCTGGCACGATTCACTGCTAATAAGCAAAGGCGGGCCGAAAACAATGAATGAAGCAGCACAACTGCTGTTCTCCATGATGATTCTGGGAGACGACAGGAACGTCGATGAAACATGGATCATGGCTGAACGTGCGTACAAGAAAGCATCGGCAGAAGAGACTGCCGCATTACGGTGA
- a CDS encoding putative toxin-antitoxin system toxin component, PIN family — protein sequence MLKVVVDSNIWISALLVAGGKSRELVARFALGEFTVIYPNWLLDEIRNTLSKPRLAKRITADDISNIISLIEDQGILVEPSSLPTVSRDPNDDAFLACALQSHADYIVTGDGDLLVIGEYHRTKIIPVADFLEILTGGKS from the coding sequence GTGCTCAAGGTAGTAGTTGATTCGAACATCTGGATTAGTGCTCTTTTAGTAGCTGGTGGCAAATCGAGAGAGTTAGTTGCTCGATTCGCGCTGGGAGAATTTACTGTCATTTATCCCAACTGGCTATTGGATGAAATTCGCAACACACTCTCTAAGCCTAGATTGGCTAAACGGATAACAGCCGACGACATATCGAACATCATTTCGCTTATCGAGGATCAAGGCATTCTCGTAGAGCCCAGTAGTTTACCAACCGTGAGCCGAGATCCCAATGATGACGCCTTTCTTGCTTGTGCTTTGCAGTCACACGCGGACTACATTGTTACTGGCGACGGTGACTTACTGGTAATCGGGGAGTATCACCGAACAAAAATTATTCCCGTGGCTGATTTTCTCGAAATTCTCACCGGCGGCAAAAGCTAG
- the argB gene encoding acetylglutamate kinase, which produces MTLSTLKSSTSSTLLFASKSSGDREMLNSMDGKVVIVKFGGNSIGNEAVFDSLIEDTIELLKMGVKVIVVHGGGTAVNDALAAIGKKTEKINGLRVTDSETLEIAVKTFMTINEMLTEKLRQRGIQSLSFCSNSANPIITKKMQMEDKDGKPVDLGWVGEIVSVESASLESWLWAGWVPIISPIGRDLEGNYYNINADHAALAVATHLQADALIFCTDVPGVMKDLKDPSTRIGHLTVSDAQKCIDEGTISGGMLPKIKSCMGGIQGGVDKIAILNSFEPHALLNGFKAPQEHGTLITADPVLEQVPQ; this is translated from the coding sequence ATGACGTTATCTACATTGAAAAGTTCAACAAGCTCAACTTTGCTATTTGCGTCTAAGTCTTCAGGTGACAGAGAAATGCTCAATTCGATGGATGGGAAGGTAGTAATCGTCAAGTTCGGCGGGAATTCTATAGGCAACGAGGCGGTTTTCGATTCGTTGATAGAAGATACGATCGAGCTTTTGAAGATGGGCGTGAAAGTGATTGTCGTGCACGGTGGCGGTACTGCCGTTAACGATGCGCTGGCTGCGATCGGCAAGAAGACCGAAAAAATCAACGGACTGCGTGTCACTGATTCTGAAACGCTGGAGATTGCAGTTAAGACGTTTATGACTATCAATGAGATGCTGACCGAAAAATTGCGGCAGCGTGGCATTCAGAGTCTGAGCTTCTGCTCGAATTCAGCTAACCCGATCATCACCAAGAAGATGCAGATGGAAGACAAAGATGGCAAGCCAGTCGATCTGGGCTGGGTCGGTGAAATTGTCAGTGTCGAGTCTGCAAGTCTCGAGAGCTGGCTATGGGCAGGTTGGGTGCCAATCATTTCACCAATCGGACGCGACCTGGAAGGCAATTACTACAACATCAACGCAGATCATGCGGCTCTGGCTGTGGCAACGCATCTGCAGGCTGATGCATTGATCTTCTGCACTGATGTTCCTGGTGTTATGAAAGACTTGAAAGATCCTTCGACTCGAATTGGACATTTGACTGTTTCAGATGCGCAGAAGTGCATCGATGAAGGAACCATTAGCGGTGGCATGTTGCCGAAGATCAAAAGCTGTATGGGCGGAATTCAAGGCGGCGTCGATAAAATAGCGATTTTGAACAGCTTCGAGCCGCACGCGCTGCTAAATGGATTCAAGGCACCGCAGGAGCATGGCACCTTGATCACTGCCGATCCGGTTCTTGAGCAGGTGCCTCAGTAG
- a CDS encoding N-acetyl-gamma-glutamyl-phosphate reductase — MKKVAVVGATGYTGQELIRLILQHDKVTLHTAVSQSSAGKKLADVYPNLAKSTDLTLTDEDIESVAGKVDVIFMALPHGIAAKTVTKKVLDKCAVIDLGADFRLQNTKEYEQWYEYKHPNKSIVKEAVYGLPELNRDRIKGARLVANPGCYATCSILTLTPLLRAGVIDLESIIIDGKSGVSGAGRSLALGTHFDECNESIKAYKVGCHRHTPEIEQELSLQAKEAVLLSFTPHLVPMHRGILITSYSILNREMSDDELFDIYNSAYSKEPFIRLFDSAKGEYRFPETRWVKGSNFCDIGVTVDARTDRVIAVGAIDNLIKGAAGQALQNMNILFGWPETTGITQLPTFPS; from the coding sequence ATGAAAAAGGTTGCGGTTGTCGGTGCTACCGGCTATACGGGACAGGAGCTGATTCGACTCATCCTCCAGCACGACAAAGTTACTCTACACACAGCTGTTTCGCAGAGCAGTGCCGGTAAGAAGCTTGCCGACGTCTATCCGAATCTGGCTAAGTCGACCGATTTGACGCTCACTGATGAGGATATCGAATCAGTGGCAGGCAAAGTCGATGTGATTTTCATGGCTTTGCCGCATGGTATCGCAGCCAAGACTGTGACGAAGAAAGTGCTGGATAAATGCGCGGTCATCGACCTCGGGGCTGATTTCCGACTGCAAAATACCAAAGAATATGAACAATGGTACGAGTACAAGCATCCCAATAAATCCATTGTCAAAGAAGCTGTTTATGGGCTTCCTGAGCTGAATCGCGACAGAATCAAAGGAGCGCGCCTGGTAGCAAATCCAGGCTGTTATGCCACTTGCTCCATTCTGACCCTGACGCCTCTATTGCGGGCCGGCGTTATTGACCTTGAATCCATCATCATTGATGGTAAATCGGGCGTCTCCGGTGCGGGAAGGTCTCTGGCGCTCGGCACGCACTTTGATGAGTGCAATGAATCGATCAAGGCTTACAAAGTGGGCTGCCATCGGCACACGCCTGAGATTGAGCAGGAGCTTTCACTGCAGGCCAAAGAAGCCGTGCTGCTATCATTCACACCGCATCTGGTGCCCATGCATCGAGGCATTTTGATCACGAGCTATTCCATTCTCAATCGCGAAATGTCAGACGATGAGTTGTTTGACATTTACAACTCAGCTTACAGTAAGGAGCCTTTCATAAGGCTTTTCGACTCGGCGAAAGGCGAATATCGCTTCCCTGAAACTCGCTGGGTAAAAGGTTCCAATTTCTGTGATATTGGGGTCACCGTGGACGCACGTACTGATCGAGTCATTGCAGTTGGCGCCATCGATAATTTGATCAAGGGCGCCGCTGGGCAAGCTCTACAGAATATGAACATCCTGTTTGGTTGGCCTGAGACCACCGGAATCACCCAGTTGCCTACTTTTCCGTCTTGA